The genomic segment ATGCTATGGGGTGAAAAAACAGTGTGCTCTATCTGAAAAGCTGTGTTATTTTGATGTGACGTCTGGTTACCCTCCTGATGTGCTACACGACCTTCTTGAGGGTATCGTTCCTCTAGAGCTGGCATTGTCACTGAATGCGTTCATCAAGAACAAATACTTTTCCTTGGTGGAATTCAATAACTTACTCACTCAGTTCCCCTACAAGTGGACTGACCGAACAAATCGCCCACATTTGGTCCAGGCTAATTTCGCTGCAAAAAGATCAGTAGGGGGAAATGCCCATGAAAATTGGTGCCTGCTGCGTCTTTTGCCTTTTTTGATTGGCTTGAGAGTCCCTGAGAGTGACCCAGTATGGCAGATGCTAATGGTTCTGAAGGATATAGTGGAACTAGTTATGTCCCCAGCTCATACAGAGGAAAGCATCTGCTACTTGGACACCAAGATAGCTGAACACCGGCAAAGATTTCTGGATGTATTCCCCCAGGACAGGCTAATTCCCAAACACCACTTCATTGAGCATTATACTGAGCTCATAAGGGAATTTGGACCATTGTCTGCCTTGTGGACAATGCGCTTCGAAGCGAAGCATAGCTTTTTCAAGAAAATTGTCCGACAGACAGGCTGTTTTAGGAACATACTGTTGTCCCTCGCCAATAAACACCAACTCATGACTGCACTTTGTTTCCATGAGAAGAGTGCACTGAAACAATCTGTGTCTGTAACCAAAACATCCCAAGTGACATTAGATGTACTAAATGAGGCCATTAAAGACTTGGTGTTGCGCAAGTATCCAAATGTCACAATGGTCCATGTCTCAAACAAGGTGGCCATCTCAGGCACAAGCTATGCACCAGGAATGTTGCTATGTTATGGTTCAACTGCAGGTTTGCCTGACTTTGCTGAAGTTTCTCAGATCATCTTGGTTTTGGATAACATAGTCTTTGTTGTCAAACTACTAAATGGATGGTACAACGAGCACCTCAGGAGCTATGAGCTAGACTACACAGGCAACATTCAAATAATTGAGCCCAAAGAATTACTTGATTTCTATCCCCTGGCTATGTACACTATTGCAGGACGACGAGTTGTTACCTTAAAACACCACATCAACACTCCCTTTTAAATAAGTAATGGGATTTCATTGACTTTTTTTGTCAGAATCAACTAAatggattttctttttcttttttttcagtgtcTCCCTGCCTGCTCAGATGTCCACCCCAGCAAAGCTACGGATCATCTTTGATGatcatacagtacataaattGCTTCTGCCATCAGGTATCCCGAGTTCTCTACAGGATCTCAAGCTTGCCATCCAGAGCACATTCAGCACTCCAGATGGCTTCACTCTAATGTATcaagatatggagtttgggggtcaGTTCTTCACATTGACCTCCATAGAAGATGTGCAAGACATGGGTACCCTGAAAGTTGTCCAAGTTGAACCAGTCATTGTAAATCTCAGCGCAGTGGAAGAGATAGATGACCACTTGCCAGAATCAGACGTCATGTCATCCACATCTTTAGCATCCCAGGATACCGTCTTGCTTTCTTCATCATCTGATGAAAGTCCTGCATCATACCGTACCCAACCATGGCCCAGTCGGTTTGAAATTCCACAATTTTCCTTTGAGATTCAGCTCTTGCTGGAGGCAGGAAACAGAGCTTACCATGCCAATGGAACCCTGTTAAACAACCCGAAAGTGACTAGCAGGGTTCTCGAGAAATTAGCTGAGAAAATATTTCAGTACGCAGCTTACCCATCAGGAATCCAAGTGATGAATGTAGTTGAGGCCTTGGCTGAGAAGTATCCGTGCCTCAAAGAACCAGGCTCATTCAATGGCATGTATGGATGGCAACAAAGAATCAAGTATAAAATGGGCAATTACCGGGCAAAAGTAAGAGGGCTCCAAATTACCTGTCCAGAGCTAGAGGTGAACTCAAGAAAGATGACTTCCCGTACCAAAGGCctcaaaagaccaaaaaaggcTGAAGTAAATTATTTGCCGCCATTGCCACTTGGAGAAACAAAAGAAACAATGGAAGAAGAGAGGGTGGTTCTACTCACAGAGGTGAAAAAGGCCAACAACGACAAGATTATCAGTGAGAAAATGGAGAAGACTTTCCCATATCGACGGTTGGAGGTTGTCAACCAGATGCCTGCTGTCCCAGATGTCATGGAGAGATGGCCTGCCCTCTTCTATGACACTCAGGTAAATGTGAATGTTTGTGCCACACTTTCATGTCAGTTAGTAGGTTATTAGATATTTTAAGTAAATGCATTTGGAAGGTTTTAAATCCATTGATGTAAGTTATCCATCCAAAATGAGCTTGTAAAACCATTTTTACAATTAAACATTTtaacgtgtgtgcctgtgtgttgttgtgtgcttgtgtctttgtTTTTAGGTGAAGGAGGAGTTCAAGAGGATCACAGCTATCCGCCTGGACCAAACCTTTTTGACGAAGATGGATTGCTACACTCCAAAACTCCTGACCATTTTCAAGACCAAGGGTGGGGCTGCAGGCGCAAAAATGAAAAGCGTGTTGGAGTTGCTCAGTCAGGTAAAAAATAAATAGAGATCAATCTGGTCATCTGTAACAGCATTTATCTCTTGATATTATACACAGGTTTGCTTGTATTCTGGCTGTTGATTTGGTGACATTTGCTTTTTATGAAGTGTTCCTCCTCTGGAGGGAACTGGGGATGGCTATCGTTTACTGGAGTTTCCTAAGTCGTGGCACATATTATAATAGTaatcgtaataataataataataataataataataattgcacaattcatacaagacattcAGGTCATCAATGTGAGCTGTGGCAAGAACGTCTGTTGTGTCTCTGAAGTGTACTAAACATGCAAGACGCACGAGGAGACAGGATGGCATGCACTTCCCCCCCATGGAGAGTATTCGGGCCAAATGTCAACACGTGTGCGTCCTGTGCTCTTCACAGATGCTTTTGCAGGTAGCATAACGTTCTATAGCCTGTTTCCAGGATCTGTCAAGTTGGTGCTcagtgtgaacctgctctcatTTGTGGAGTGTGCAGGGCCCAATGGTGAGTTGGGCAATTTTGATATTCTCTGACTTGTGCAAATTATACTCCACGATGGTGGGCTGCGAGCACAGGCCACGTGTGGACATTAGGCCCTAATACTCTTCTACCTGTAATGGTGTCCGCTGACCATTTGAACAGAAACGTACACTTCAGTGGCCCCCTCTAGCTCATTTTACTGGGAACTTGCTGTGTTTCTTCTGTACCATCTTACACAAAGGATGAGGTAGTGATCCTGCTACTGGGTTCTACCTCTTCCCTGTCCCCTGACATACTAGCCTGTCTCTTGGTGTCTCTTACATGTTCTGTACACTTCAGAGGGACACAGCTGACACTCTTGCCACAGCTCACACTGAAGTTGCCATCTTGCACTATCTGAGTGACTCCAGTGAGGCAGtcatcgggcagtcatgggtaagcggttaggtcgtcagacttgtagcccaaaggttgccgcttcgacgtaggacctgccaggttggttgagggagtaattaaccagagctctcccccatcctcctccatgactgaggtacccagagcgtGGTACcgccctgccgcactgctcccttggggcgccattaagGGGTGCCCCTTGGACGGatgaggcatagatgcaatttcgctgtgtgcaatgtgctgtcttcacttgtgtgctgtggagtgctgtgtcaatgacgatgggagttggagtggtaGTCGCCACCTTAAAGTTCATCAAGGCACAAGACAATGGTCAAATGCAACTAAAACCTCAGCCTGAAAGGAGTAGAACAGAGAATTGGTCTATGGATGCCCCCTTCCATAATCACTCATTTTTAGGGGATTTCCGCCTGTTGTCTtttaaatttgcacaacagtaggTGAAATGGATTCACCATCATTGTTGCTTCCCAAGTTGACAGGCTGATTTCACAGAAATATAATTGGCTTGGAATGGAGTTTCATTGTTTTGGTGTTCCCTTAATTTTTAAGCCTTATAGTTATTCATGCTCTTTTTTTATACAGCGACAGATCGATAGCCATGATGCGGTCATCCGTTGTCTGATCCATTTCCTGGGAGAATCGACAGAGGAGCTCATCAAAGactaccaggtgtgtgtgtgtgtgtccgtcccacCCCTTTTGCAATGGCAGCTGTTGGATTTGTGGGTTGTGCAGTTTTTGACCGCTATGGCActtctttgtgttgtgttttacagGATGTTTCCAAGGATGTCATCGAACAAGATATCAAAGACAGCGTGATCAAGATCCTTGTGCTGGGCAGCGCTGCAGAGGGTGCCCCCCCGACTGATGTCATCATTGTGGTTGATGGTACAGAGGTATTGGGTGGTTGTAAAACACTCaccaatgcttgcattctgctcatGGGGTTTGTGTACTCGCTGAATCTCAGTTATCCTCCAAAATTGAAATACACATTTGAAGTGTTTCAAAAGTTGCTTTTGGAGTTGGATAATTTAAAGTTCTCCCCCAAAGTGGATTCTCTGCGAAGGAAACTGCTAATGTAAACGAAAAATGTGATTACAGCTCATGCAGCAGATGCAATTGACATTATTGTGAAGTTGTTCATAACGGTTTGTAAAAGGCTTTGAGTTATGCGTCTTGCTCTTTAGTTTAGGTTTATTTAATGACTTGAatactgttaaaaaaaaagggcCTGTACAgattggtgggttttttttccttttttttttttagatttgcaTTCTTTCTTAACCTTTtagttttttactgtgtactataGGTCCATTTAGTAAGTTCCTCTCTCAGCCTTATCATTTATAGGACCTGCTGGCTTGCATTCTGCACATGGGCTTTGTATACTCACTAAatttgcaattcaatttgcaaCCTATCTGAGCCTTTAAAGTGttccaaaatgtttttttggCGTTTGGATGACTTAAACATTCTCCCCAAAAGTTTGTTTTTTGAGAGCAAGTCTACGACAGTAAAAGGGGAATATGCCTTTGTATGTTACAGATGCGATTGACTTCATTTTGAAGTCTGTTCATAAGTTTTTGAGCCATGTGTCTTTCTAGGTTTGCTCAATGACTTAAGACAATGTTCAGATGGGCATGTACAGCTTTTTacctttttcttattttaatttaaagaatgttattctGGGAACATTTAGAATTGTATTGTAGTGCACTGTAGGCCGATTTTGTGGGTTCCCTTGCAAACCTTTTCCGTCATGTGTAGGACTCAAGGCTAACtcattccacacacacgcacacgcatgttgTGTTTCACAGAAATTGGCCAGAGACCTCAGACCAGAGATTCACAGTGTTCATCTGTGGCTGAATCGTGTCTCTTGGCATATTTGAACTCATTTTACATCATTCTGTGATCAAATGTTTCTGGATTACTTCTCTTGAAGATATACTGTAccggaaataagctcatattacgcctcctcttaagttaaatgattgagttttacctttttcctGTACCCTCTGCCGTTTTCtatgtatggcagtgcaaattttacctctaagctagcaatCAACATTGAGTATATGAGACCAgttggcagctaactggtctcataggattcaatgttaactgctagcttggaggtaaaatgtgcactgccatgtACAggtgaaaggtaaaactcaatcatttaactcaaggggaggtgtgttTGCTTTTTCTTTCCAGTGTTTCATTGAACATATTATTGAATATTTAATTATTTAAGAATTTTATTTTGTCGTACAAAATGCCCACTTTGTTTCTTGTATGCAGATTTTGTGTTGGAAAAATAAAAGGCAAAATCTGGGATATTGTGTGTGGCTTCGTTTTTGAGGGAGATATTTTAAACCTTGTCCATTAGTAATATTTACTTGTAGTTTTTACGTGCAAAACGTGTACTAGGTTTTTACCAGTAAATTTTAATCAAAACGTAACTAAGTAAAAAATACTTGATTTCAGCTGTGAACATTACTTTGGTATTACTAGTAAAAACTGTAAGGAGTTGCAAGTAAATTTTACTTAAAAATTAGCTGTGTTAAATTTACTTAGTATTTCTGTGTGCAAAACGTGTACAAGGTTTTTCTAAGTAAACCATGGTCCACATTTTTATCAGTgtatgcttgcttcaaaagcagttgaccaagacgcaaaatactggcggtatcatccagggggcagagagcacgcagcattgggatgcggaaattgggaacacagatggcaaggaaaacaacaaaataaaaagaggggctccctgggcaaggaaagaatactgctactactcctgtatgtgcatgctcctttttcaaagtgcaacaaggaagtatgatcacaaatgtttgaaatttcggacaaactcaacgagacgctcttaaaagttgctgccatgctcgttttcatatcaagcacatgcgcggaactgcgcagtctatcttacgatcgcccccagcgagtttgaggatattgcacctgacgcacgcatttggctgccgtgtccaacgcgcgcgaaattgacattaaatacgcatctTAACGAATCGTGCACACGCTCGTGTAtgttgcagcaagcataccggcaccttaagatcctgccagatccagatagtctgaaaaaccctattatcctgccggatccggaaccggatcttggatcctgtacatctctaattttcATCTTCCACAAAAGAGCACAACTCTGGGGTACTGTCACCCAGCTTCTTGCCGCACATTCGAGTCAAGCAAGTCTTGCCAAGCAATTCTGCTGATGATGCACAAGACGTTAAATTGCTGTGAAAGAAGTATTGGCAGTCGTAAATTGCAGAGAGTTCAGCAAGGGCAATGTACAGACAAAGTCTTCTGCATTGCATTCTGCCGTCTGTTGTCTCTTGCTGCTTGCCTTCCTCCCCCAGTGGATCTTCTTGCTCTAGCTTTGATAGCAGACCTGCTGATTCTGGAATAGGCTTTCCGCATGTTTTGCAGACACAGACCAACATGAGACTTGTGTCAAACTTAGCATTTTGACAATAAAGTTAGGCTATACTGTACATGTCTGAGAGCAagatacaaaaacaaacaagcattTGTCTGATGACACGAGTTCTGCTTGAGGTTTTGTCCCAAGGATACAGTAAACCACACGTTGTAATCTTCTCCATTGGTCCACATCACAATTACATGATTACCCTGTCATGGacattgttgtgctgtgtgttccAGAGCCCACAAACAACCACCCACTTTATGCAACGCAGGGCAGTTAGTGTGGTCTGTGTCCCATCCAAGTGCATCCTCGTAAATTTAAAC from the Engraulis encrasicolus isolate BLACKSEA-1 chromosome 14, IST_EnEncr_1.0, whole genome shotgun sequence genome contains:
- the LOC134463106 gene encoding uncharacterized protein LOC134463106, with product MTSRTKGLKRPKKAEVNYLPPLPLGETKETMEEERVVLLTEVKKANNDKIISEKMEKTFPYRRLEVVNQMPAVPDVMERWPALFYDTQVKEEFKRITAIRLDQTFLTKMDCYTPKLLTIFKTKGGAAGAKMKSVLELLSQRQIDSHDAVIRCLIHFLGESTEELIKDYQDVSKDVIEQDIKDSVIKILVLGSAAEGAPPTDVIIVVDGTEVLGGCKTLTNACILLMGFVYSLNLSYPPKLKYTFEVFQKLLLELDNLKFSPKVDSLRRKLLM